Proteins from a genomic interval of Desulfurispira natronophila:
- a CDS encoding cache domain-containing protein — MNLLKSIRSKLLLIVAVAFVGMSASSYFTLGSISDHLLSARQEAAKFAAQNAYSVLQHMESLVQEGRMDEERAQQLSREIISSMRYEDNEYLWINDMYPRMIMHPIMPQLNGQSLQTYKDPSGKRLFVEMVEVVEQYGSGYVEYKWPKPGYDDPIAKISYAKGFEPWGWVVGTGVYLDEVQQRIHRELNFAVATLVALVGVLLIPMLLLSESINRSVRNLLWGIERAGRDNDYSARVSEYGGAEMQEIARAFNRMQEQLQATHSQLEQARCDAEAASEAKGQFLANMSHELRTPLNAIIGYSEMIQEEIQEGLKPDINDDMQRIHSAGMHLLGIVNDVLDISKIESGRMELYLESFDLPRLIDEVAQLLRPMMERGKNQIQIDFDSSMGAVYADKTKVRQILINLLSNAAKFTENGTVKLLASPDGPDHFIVQVSDSGIGMSEEQRNTIFDSFTQADSSTTRRFGGTGLGLAISRNFCSMMGGSLEVLHSEPGQGSTFQLRLPRTVH, encoded by the coding sequence ATGAACCTACTCAAGTCCATCCGAAGCAAACTTCTTCTGATTGTTGCTGTCGCTTTTGTGGGTATGTCTGCAAGTAGCTATTTCACTTTGGGGTCTATCAGCGACCACCTGCTGAGTGCACGCCAGGAGGCAGCGAAATTTGCTGCGCAAAATGCCTACAGTGTTCTGCAGCACATGGAAAGCCTGGTGCAGGAAGGGCGCATGGATGAAGAGCGCGCTCAGCAACTCAGTCGTGAAATTATCTCCTCCATGCGCTACGAAGACAACGAGTACTTGTGGATCAATGACATGTATCCACGCATGATTATGCACCCCATCATGCCGCAACTGAATGGGCAATCCTTGCAAACCTACAAGGATCCCAGCGGAAAGCGACTTTTTGTCGAGATGGTGGAAGTGGTTGAGCAGTACGGCAGTGGCTATGTTGAGTACAAGTGGCCCAAGCCAGGCTACGACGATCCCATTGCCAAAATATCCTATGCCAAAGGTTTTGAGCCCTGGGGGTGGGTAGTTGGCACTGGTGTCTATCTTGATGAGGTGCAACAGCGAATCCATCGCGAACTCAACTTTGCCGTGGCAACCCTGGTTGCTCTCGTAGGTGTGCTGCTTATACCAATGTTGTTGCTAAGCGAGTCTATAAATCGGTCGGTACGTAATCTGCTGTGGGGCATAGAGCGTGCAGGACGTGACAACGACTACAGCGCCCGGGTTTCCGAGTATGGTGGAGCGGAGATGCAAGAAATTGCCCGCGCCTTTAACCGTATGCAAGAACAACTGCAGGCAACTCACAGTCAACTGGAGCAGGCCCGGTGTGATGCCGAGGCTGCCAGTGAAGCCAAGGGACAGTTTCTCGCCAACATGAGTCACGAGTTGCGTACGCCCCTTAACGCCATCATCGGCTACAGCGAGATGATTCAGGAAGAGATTCAGGAAGGCCTGAAGCCTGATATTAATGATGACATGCAGCGTATTCACTCTGCAGGAATGCACCTGCTCGGCATTGTTAATGATGTTCTGGATATATCCAAGATCGAGTCAGGGCGGATGGAACTCTACCTGGAGAGCTTCGATCTCCCGCGTCTGATAGATGAGGTGGCACAACTGTTACGACCCATGATGGAGCGAGGTAAAAACCAGATTCAAATCGACTTTGACTCATCGATGGGAGCTGTTTATGCTGACAAGACTAAGGTGCGCCAAATACTCATCAACCTCCTGAGTAATGCTGCCAAATTTACGGAAAATGGTACCGTTAAGCTGCTGGCATCTCCTGACGGCCCCGACCACTTTATCGTACAGGTTTCCGATAGTGGTATCGGCATGTCAGAAGAACAGCGTAATACCATATTTGATTCCTTTACCCAAGCTGACTCCTCAACCACCCGTCGCTTTGGCGGCACTGGCCTGGGCCTGGCTATCAGCCGCAACTTTTGCTCCATGATGGGTGGCTCACTTGAAGTACTTCATAGCGAACCCGGCCAAGGCTCAACCTTTCAATTGAGACTCCCCCGCACAGTCCATTAA
- a CDS encoding response regulator: protein MVDDDPAVRDMLRRSLLRSGFRVATAPSGHEALELAARLMPTAITLDVMMPQMDGWSVLSKLKANPLTRHIPVIMVTIVNEKKAGYALGASEYLVKPIDREYLVDVLEKYRPLNASECTVLIVEDEALTRATIGTILTGKGYQILEAANGEEALELMEKHNPCLILLDLIMPHMDGFAFARKLQTETRWKDIPVIILTSKDLTDEEKGSLEGQVTNILQKQAMAPENLVRQVEQFIAHRLREDK from the coding sequence GTGGTGGATGATGACCCTGCTGTTCGGGATATGTTACGGCGCAGCCTGCTGCGGTCAGGATTCCGGGTAGCTACAGCTCCCTCGGGCCATGAAGCGCTGGAGTTGGCAGCCCGGCTCATGCCAACTGCTATAACTCTGGACGTAATGATGCCTCAAATGGATGGCTGGAGTGTGTTGAGCAAGCTGAAAGCCAATCCCCTGACTCGCCACATTCCCGTCATTATGGTGACCATTGTTAACGAGAAAAAAGCAGGCTATGCCCTCGGCGCTTCAGAGTACCTGGTAAAGCCCATTGACCGGGAATACTTGGTGGATGTACTGGAAAAATACCGCCCCCTCAATGCCAGCGAATGTACCGTACTTATTGTTGAGGACGAGGCGCTGACCCGCGCTACCATAGGAACCATACTGACCGGCAAAGGCTACCAGATACTGGAAGCCGCCAATGGCGAAGAAGCCCTGGAGCTGATGGAGAAGCACAATCCATGTCTTATCCTGCTGGATTTGATCATGCCCCATATGGATGGATTTGCCTTTGCCCGCAAACTGCAGACAGAAACTCGCTGGAAAGATATCCCTGTAATTATCCTTACTTCCAAAGATCTTACTGACGAAGAAAAAGGCAGCCTGGAAGGACAAGTCACCAATATCCTGCAAAAGCAGGCCATGGCTCCCGAAAACCTGGTGCGCCAGGTGGAGCAATTTATAGCCCACAGACTCAGGGAAGACAAATAG